The nucleotide sequence ACTAGTTATAAAAAACGCATTCAGTATCAAACCTATAACGTAACTTCAATGGTGCAGCAAAAAAATGCCATAGGAGCAATGGTAGGCGATGGTTGGTACCGAGGCTATTTGGGTTGGGATGGATTGCGTGCCTATTATGGTGACCAATTAGGTTTATTGGTACAATTAAGAATAAACTATACTGATGGAACTAGCGAAACCATTGTAACAGACGACAATTGGAAAACATCTTATGGTGCTATTTTGAAAGCCGATATTTATAATGGTGAAAAATACGATGCCCGACTAGAAATGGACGGCTGGGTTAAAGCCAACTTTAATGATGCTAAATGGAAGCCAGCTGGAATCCTGAATCATTCTAAAGATATTTTAGTAGCTTCAAATGGCTTGCCAGTGAAAGCCACACAAGAAATCAAACCCATCAAAACGATTAAAACACCTTCTGGAGAATTGGTTTTTGATTTAGGACAAAACATCGTAGGATGGGCACGAATCAAGGTAAAAGGAAAAAAAGGCGATGTAGTGACTTTGAAATTTGCTGAGGTTTTGGATAAAGAGGGAAACTTTTTTACTAAAAACCTTCGTGCTGCCGAGGCAACTGATATCTATACTTTAAAAGGCGGAGCAGAAGAAGTTTTTGAACCTCATTTTACCTTTCATGGTTTTCGTTTTATAAAAGTCGAAGGGCCAATTGTACCAACTGCAGACCAAATTACAGGTATTGTAATTCATTCGGATATGAAGCAAACAGGGACTTTTACCTGTTCAGACCCTTTGATTAATCAACTGCAAAAAAACATACAGTGGGGACAAAGAGATAATTTCTTAGACATCCCAACAGACTGTCCGCAACGTGATGAGCGAGTAGGATGGACGGGCGATGCGCAAGTGTTTAGTATGACCGCTGGCTTCAATTTTGATGTGGCTTCGTTTTACACCAAATGGTTGAAAGATTTGGCTTTAGACCAACAACCTAATGGCGAAGTGCCGAACATTATTCCGGATATGTGGAATAACAAATTAGGAGGAGTTACGGCTTGGGGAGATGCTGCGGTGATTGTGCCTTGGACGGTTTATAAAACCTATGGTGACAAACGTATTTTAGAGCAACAATACGCGAGTATGAAAGGCTGGGTAGAATATATGGCTAAAAATGCTGGAGATGATTATTTATGGAATCAAAACCGTTGGCATTGGGGAGATTGGTTGGCTTTCCATTCGGATAAACCCGATTATGCCGGTGCTGTAACCGAAAAAGATTTGATTGCAACCGCTTATTTTAACTATTCCACTACTTTATTGAGTAAAATAGCGGCCATTTTAGGAAATACTGCTGATGCAACAAAGTATGAAAAATTAGCTGAAAATGTCAAAAAAGCATTCATCAAAGAATACCTAACACCTAATGGTAGATTGGTGTC is from Flavobacterium sp. NG2 and encodes:
- a CDS encoding alpha-L-rhamnosidase produces the protein MKKNVGLDFKSFLFLIILIPFSIVSFAKTGVGKLVCEYHTNPIGIDVLKPRFSWQMIADTQNAKQVAYEIRVASSAENLSKKNNLLWTSGKVESDQSVNVAYQGTPLKSMQRAYWQVRIWDNKNKVSEWSGPAYWEMGILEKDNWKASWITMKDEAKSTTSLPAQYYRKEFSTTKKVSSARVYVTSLGLYQLFLNGKKVGDQLFTPGFTSYKKRIQYQTYNVTSMVQQKNAIGAMVGDGWYRGYLGWDGLRAYYGDQLGLLVQLRINYTDGTSETIVTDDNWKTSYGAILKADIYNGEKYDARLEMDGWVKANFNDAKWKPAGILNHSKDILVASNGLPVKATQEIKPIKTIKTPSGELVFDLGQNIVGWARIKVKGKKGDVVTLKFAEVLDKEGNFFTKNLRAAEATDIYTLKGGAEEVFEPHFTFHGFRFIKVEGPIVPTADQITGIVIHSDMKQTGTFTCSDPLINQLQKNIQWGQRDNFLDIPTDCPQRDERVGWTGDAQVFSMTAGFNFDVASFYTKWLKDLALDQQPNGEVPNIIPDMWNNKLGGVTAWGDAAVIVPWTVYKTYGDKRILEQQYASMKGWVEYMAKNAGDDYLWNQNRWHWGDWLAFHSDKPDYAGAVTEKDLIATAYFNYSTTLLSKIAAILGNTADATKYEKLAENVKKAFIKEYLTPNGRLVSHTQTAYALALSFDLIPKDLRQKSAQYFADDVKKFGHLTTGFVGTPLLCSTLSAIGRDDLAFMLLNRKQYPSWLYPVTQGATTIWERWDTQKPDGTIIDGMNSFNHYAYGAIGEWLYTHVAGLSIDPQNPGYKHTLFHPHPGGGLTNANAEFISLYGLVQSAWEIKGNDFIYKVSIPANTTGTVTLPKATLNQVLLNGSALKGVLKKNAKEVDNNVLIVLGSGTYVFSYPGAKNIIEVSK